A window of the Streptomyces sp. Ag109_O5-10 genome harbors these coding sequences:
- a CDS encoding RimK family alpha-L-glutamate ligase, which produces MPRIALATYDPGTEPSRDQDLPVLLAALTAAGAEAVARPWDDPGVEWGGFDLVVIRSTWDYAWRTDEFVPWVERVGKATRIANPAKVVRWNTDKRYLGDLAAAGVPVVPTRYLAPGGPAAELPADRDFVVKPTFGAGARFAARYTPGEHGTAVRHVARMHEEGLTAMVQPYVAGIDFSGERALLFFGGRLLHASRKRAVLRPGTAYDADKVAHPDLETWTPTPAERAVAERALAAVPDAPELLYARVDLVDGADGRPQVMELELVEPNLFLFLHPGSVAGVAEAIVTAARR; this is translated from the coding sequence GTGCCCCGCATAGCTCTCGCCACCTACGACCCCGGCACGGAACCCAGCAGGGACCAGGACCTGCCCGTGCTGCTGGCGGCGCTGACGGCCGCCGGGGCGGAGGCCGTCGCCCGCCCGTGGGACGACCCAGGGGTGGAGTGGGGCGGCTTCGACCTGGTCGTCATCCGTTCGACGTGGGACTACGCCTGGCGGACGGACGAGTTCGTGCCGTGGGTGGAGCGGGTGGGGAAGGCGACCCGGATCGCGAACCCGGCGAAGGTCGTGCGGTGGAACACCGACAAGCGGTATCTCGGTGACCTCGCGGCGGCCGGGGTGCCCGTCGTGCCGACCCGGTACCTCGCCCCCGGCGGCCCGGCCGCCGAACTGCCCGCCGACCGCGACTTCGTCGTCAAGCCCACCTTCGGCGCCGGCGCCCGGTTCGCCGCCCGCTACACCCCCGGCGAGCACGGGACGGCCGTACGGCACGTGGCCCGGATGCACGAGGAGGGGCTGACCGCGATGGTCCAGCCGTACGTCGCCGGGATCGACTTCAGCGGTGAGCGGGCGCTGCTGTTCTTCGGCGGGCGGCTGCTGCACGCCAGCCGCAAGAGGGCGGTGCTCAGGCCGGGTACGGCGTACGACGCGGACAAGGTCGCCCACCCGGACCTGGAGACCTGGACCCCGACCCCGGCCGAACGCGCGGTGGCGGAGCGCGCGTTGGCCGCCGTACCGGACGCGCCCGAGCTGCTGTACGCCCGGGTGGACCTGGTCGACGGCGCGGACGGGCGGCCGCAGGTGATGGAGCTGGAGCTGGTCGAGCCGAACCTGTTCCTGTTCCTGCACCCCGGGTCGGTGGCCGGGGTGGCCGAGGCGATCGTCACCGCGGCTCGTCGATGA
- the fxsB gene encoding radical SAM/SPASM protein FxsB, inactivated metallohydrolase extension form, with product MTRISGVAVTCAQHDPADDRPLLRQLVLKVHSRCDLLCDHCYVYQHADQSWRSRPTFIRPETVRAVAARLAEYAGSRSLESVSVILHGGEPLLVGPARLRDICAELTRALAPLTALDLRMHTNAVTLNRRHLDVCREFGVRVSVSLDGDRAANDRHRLDRRGRSSYDRVVRGIRLLQEPEYRHLFSGVLCTVDVANDPVAVHDALTELAPPRIDYLLPHSTWDSPPPNPAGTTTPYADWLLAVFDRWEQQGRPMPVRTFDSVLSTLRDGPPLTEALGLAPSDLAVIETDGDFEQADWLKSAYAGAPETGYDVFRHGFAEFAAHPGVQARQRGVDGLGDTCRACPVVRSCGGGLYGHRYRSGNGFDNPSVFCGDLRSLIEGIADRVTDRAFSPAVLSSDRLSWAQLELDRLLLRRTQEHLASEPDWADAWRLLLALDADAGTASQLDEVLAHPYVRTSLQRSLRGPADMARFLSLAVATALRAGVPATLSWDQPSTRLHLPTWGTYRLAAPGRVEVTVAPDAFRVRSADRRGPDPEGDWVRPRDPGSAPRWNPLGRLFAPDGPLIDDADPYRDCYPAAVAPAPARSEFTELLSRAYDLLAKNAGDRYADPDAFRPTVLTPLAAGSGLQLGSHGFGALGVSVDVTPEEFARELPRIGRRARLTALRETADLHRPGSPAGVLLDRADDGLGQGAHEEAARALTALTLLPESELTPTGAVLVARMWSQWSSVREES from the coding sequence ATGACTCGGATCAGCGGCGTAGCCGTGACCTGCGCACAGCACGACCCGGCTGATGACCGCCCCCTTCTGAGACAGCTGGTCCTCAAAGTCCACAGCAGGTGTGATCTGCTCTGCGACCACTGTTACGTGTATCAGCACGCCGACCAGAGCTGGCGGTCCCGCCCGACCTTCATCCGCCCGGAGACGGTGCGCGCCGTCGCCGCCCGACTGGCCGAATACGCCGGGTCCCGGTCCCTGGAATCCGTCTCGGTGATCCTGCACGGCGGCGAGCCGCTGCTGGTCGGTCCGGCCCGGCTGCGCGACATCTGCGCGGAGCTCACCCGCGCCCTCGCCCCGCTGACCGCGCTCGACCTGCGCATGCACACCAACGCGGTCACCCTGAACCGGCGGCACCTGGACGTCTGCCGGGAGTTCGGGGTCCGGGTCAGCGTGTCGCTCGACGGCGACCGCGCGGCCAACGACCGTCACCGGCTCGACCGCAGGGGCCGCAGCAGCTACGACCGCGTGGTCCGCGGCATCCGGCTGCTCCAGGAGCCCGAGTACCGTCACCTGTTCAGCGGAGTGCTGTGCACGGTGGACGTGGCGAACGACCCGGTCGCCGTGCACGACGCCCTCACCGAACTGGCCCCGCCGCGGATCGACTACCTGCTTCCGCACTCCACCTGGGACAGCCCCCCACCCAACCCGGCCGGCACCACCACCCCGTACGCCGACTGGCTGCTCGCGGTCTTCGACCGCTGGGAGCAGCAGGGCCGCCCGATGCCGGTGCGGACCTTCGACTCGGTACTGAGCACGCTGCGCGACGGGCCGCCCCTGACCGAGGCGCTGGGGCTGGCGCCCAGCGACCTCGCCGTGATCGAGACGGACGGCGACTTCGAGCAGGCCGACTGGCTGAAGTCCGCCTACGCGGGCGCCCCGGAGACGGGTTACGACGTCTTCCGGCACGGTTTCGCCGAGTTCGCCGCGCACCCCGGTGTCCAGGCCCGGCAGCGGGGTGTCGACGGGCTCGGCGACACCTGCCGGGCCTGCCCGGTGGTGCGGTCCTGCGGCGGCGGCCTGTACGGGCACCGGTACCGCTCGGGGAACGGCTTCGACAACCCCAGTGTCTTCTGTGGTGACCTCCGCTCACTGATCGAGGGCATCGCCGACCGGGTGACCGACCGCGCGTTCTCCCCCGCGGTCCTGAGCTCGGACCGACTCTCCTGGGCTCAGCTGGAGTTGGACCGGTTACTGCTGCGCCGGACGCAGGAGCACCTGGCGTCCGAGCCGGACTGGGCGGACGCCTGGCGGCTGCTGCTGGCCCTGGACGCCGACGCCGGGACCGCCTCGCAGCTGGACGAGGTGCTGGCGCATCCCTACGTGCGCACCAGCCTCCAGCGCTCCCTGCGCGGCCCCGCCGACATGGCCCGCTTCCTGTCCCTGGCCGTCGCCACAGCCCTGCGGGCCGGGGTACCGGCCACGCTCTCCTGGGACCAGCCCAGCACCCGGCTGCATCTGCCCACCTGGGGCACCTACCGCCTGGCCGCCCCCGGCCGCGTCGAGGTCACGGTGGCACCGGACGCCTTCCGGGTGCGGAGCGCCGACAGACGGGGTCCCGATCCGGAAGGCGACTGGGTCCGGCCCCGCGACCCCGGCTCCGCCCCGCGCTGGAACCCGCTCGGCCGGCTGTTCGCCCCGGACGGACCGCTCATCGACGATGCCGATCCCTACCGCGACTGCTATCCCGCCGCGGTCGCCCCGGCGCCCGCGCGCAGCGAGTTCACCGAGTTGTTGAGCCGGGCCTACGACCTGCTCGCGAAGAACGCAGGGGACCGGTACGCGGATCCGGACGCGTTCCGCCCCACGGTACTCACCCCGCTGGCGGCGGGCAGTGGTCTGCAACTCGGCAGCCACGGGTTCGGGGCGCTGGGCGTGTCGGTCGACGTGACCCCCGAGGAGTTCGCCCGGGAACTCCCCCGCATCGGCCGCCGGGCCCGCCTCACCGCGCTGCGCGAGACGGCCGACCTGCACCGGCCCGGCAGCCCCGCCGGCGTTCTGCTGGACCGGGCGGACGACGGACTGGGGCAGGGGGCGCACGAGGAGGCGGCACGCGCCCTCACCGCGCTCACCCTGCTGCCGGAGTCCGAACTGACGCCGACCGGGGCCGTGCTGGTGGCCCGCATGTGGTCGCAGTGGTCGAGCGTCCGCGAGGAATCATGA
- a CDS encoding TIR-like protein FxsC, whose protein sequence is MGAAEHPEDRSPDNRPYFFLSYAHTPAWSPDSGDPDHWVRVLYNDLCSHIMTLTDLPAGSPAGFMDREMRSGDGWPEKLSENLATCRVFVPLYSPRYFSSEMCGREWYAFHERMLNARTSGAATASAIVPALWTRLDMRELPYSVRHVHVEPLLERGRYLSNGIYGLIKLSRLRDEYDETVYGLAERIVQAAHETRLPPGRPRDYESTPSAFKPRGTGPRHIRLTVAAPTVDSVPKHRDAQAYGDDTLDWNPYHTESTRALSAHAEELVRSLDYRVTVVGFDDEDHGEDAQESRNGQPGILVVDHWALADEERRSRLKSFDAYSRPWVSAIVPRCRADLQNHRAEGRRLAEELERVMPTILERTRRGDARTAVNGVPTLKSFTRVLPEVVAYTTRQYLKNAEVRLPPGPNFPRPRLADPYPSSAPDAGHDPGGKA, encoded by the coding sequence GTGGGCGCAGCGGAACACCCGGAGGACCGGAGCCCGGACAACCGGCCCTACTTCTTCCTGTCGTACGCCCACACCCCGGCGTGGAGCCCGGACAGCGGAGACCCGGACCACTGGGTACGCGTCCTGTACAACGACCTCTGCAGCCACATCATGACACTCACCGACCTGCCCGCCGGCTCCCCGGCCGGCTTCATGGACCGGGAGATGCGCTCCGGAGACGGCTGGCCCGAGAAGCTGAGCGAGAACCTCGCCACCTGCCGGGTTTTCGTGCCGCTCTACTCGCCTCGCTACTTCTCCAGCGAGATGTGCGGGCGCGAGTGGTACGCGTTCCACGAGCGGATGCTGAACGCCAGGACCTCCGGGGCGGCGACCGCGTCCGCCATCGTGCCCGCCCTGTGGACGCGCTTGGACATGCGTGAACTCCCGTACTCCGTGAGGCACGTCCATGTGGAGCCCCTCCTGGAGCGCGGCCGGTACCTCAGCAACGGCATCTACGGGCTGATCAAACTCAGCAGGCTGCGTGACGAGTACGACGAGACCGTGTACGGCCTCGCCGAGCGCATCGTCCAGGCAGCCCACGAGACCCGGCTGCCGCCCGGCCGCCCCCGCGACTACGAGAGCACGCCCAGCGCCTTCAAACCGCGCGGCACCGGACCCCGGCACATCCGGCTGACCGTCGCCGCACCCACCGTGGACTCCGTCCCCAAGCACCGCGACGCCCAGGCCTACGGCGACGACACCCTCGACTGGAACCCGTACCACACGGAGTCGACCCGAGCACTGTCGGCGCACGCCGAGGAGCTGGTCCGTTCCCTGGACTACCGAGTGACGGTCGTCGGCTTCGACGACGAGGACCACGGAGAGGATGCACAGGAGTCCAGGAACGGACAGCCCGGCATCCTGGTCGTGGACCACTGGGCGCTGGCCGACGAGGAGCGCCGGAGCAGACTCAAGTCGTTCGATGCCTACTCCCGCCCCTGGGTGAGCGCGATCGTGCCGCGCTGCCGGGCGGACCTGCAGAACCACCGAGCGGAAGGGCGCCGGCTCGCCGAGGAACTTGAGCGGGTGATGCCGACGATCCTGGAGCGGACGCGGCGCGGTGACGCCCGGACGGCCGTCAACGGCGTACCCACGCTCAAGTCCTTCACCAGGGTGCTGCCCGAGGTGGTCGCCTACACGACCCGGCAGTACCTGAAGAACGCGGAGGTCCGACTGCCGCCCGGCCCGAACTTCCCCAGACCACGTCTGGCGGACCCCTACCCGTCGTCCGCCCCGGACGCGGGGCACGACCCCGGAGGAAAGGCATGA
- a CDS encoding acyl-CoA synthetase produces the protein MSFLFPALVDGPGGKAALRFGARSLTYGQLAAAAGALAGRVGEADRVAVWATPKLETAVAVVGTLLAGRAAVPLNPKSGEKELGHILADSAPAAVLAAPGAELPPALGELPRIDVDVAAVGPVPEDRTAESDPALVVYTSGTTGPPKGAVIPRRALAATLDALADAWQWTGEDVLVHGLPLFHVHGLVLGILGPLRRGGSVRHLGRFGTDGVARELNDGATMFFGVPTMYHRIAEALPADPGLAEALGRARLLVSGSAALPVHDHERIAAATGRRVVERYGMTETLMNTSVRADGEARAGTVGVPLPGVELRLVEEDGTAIAAYDGETVGEIQVRGANLFTEYLNRPDATAAAFTADGWFRTGDMAVREPDGYVRIVGRKATDLIKSGGYKIGAGEIENALLEHPGVREAAVTGEPDADLGERIVAWIVPAEPQSPPSAEELADHVAGRLAPHKRPRVVHYLDALPRNDMGKIMKRALGV, from the coding sequence GTGTCGTTTCTGTTTCCGGCCCTGGTGGACGGTCCGGGCGGGAAGGCCGCCCTGCGGTTCGGGGCGCGGTCGCTGACGTACGGGCAGCTCGCCGCCGCGGCCGGCGCCCTCGCCGGCCGGGTCGGGGAGGCCGACCGGGTCGCGGTGTGGGCGACTCCGAAGCTGGAGACGGCGGTGGCCGTCGTCGGGACCCTGCTCGCCGGGCGGGCGGCCGTACCGCTGAACCCCAAGTCGGGGGAGAAAGAGCTCGGGCACATCCTCGCCGACAGCGCGCCGGCCGCCGTGCTGGCCGCGCCCGGCGCCGAACTGCCCCCGGCTCTGGGCGAGTTGCCGCGCATCGACGTCGACGTGGCGGCCGTGGGGCCGGTGCCCGAGGACCGTACCGCCGAGTCCGACCCGGCCCTCGTCGTCTACACCTCCGGCACCACCGGGCCGCCCAAGGGCGCCGTCATCCCGCGCCGGGCGCTGGCCGCCACCCTGGACGCGCTCGCCGACGCCTGGCAGTGGACCGGGGAGGACGTCCTCGTCCACGGCCTGCCGCTGTTCCACGTGCACGGGCTCGTGCTGGGCATCCTCGGGCCGCTGCGGCGCGGCGGCTCGGTCCGGCACCTCGGGCGGTTCGGCACCGACGGGGTCGCCCGCGAACTGAACGACGGCGCGACCATGTTCTTCGGCGTGCCGACCATGTACCACCGCATCGCCGAGGCGCTGCCCGCCGACCCCGGGCTGGCGGAGGCGCTCGGCCGGGCCCGGCTGCTGGTGTCCGGCTCGGCCGCGCTGCCCGTCCACGACCACGAGCGGATCGCGGCGGCGACCGGCCGGCGGGTCGTCGAGCGGTACGGCATGACGGAGACCCTGATGAACACCAGCGTCCGGGCCGACGGCGAGGCCCGCGCGGGGACCGTGGGGGTGCCGCTGCCCGGGGTGGAGCTGCGGCTGGTGGAGGAGGACGGGACCGCGATCGCGGCGTACGACGGGGAGACCGTCGGGGAGATCCAGGTACGCGGCGCGAACCTGTTCACCGAGTACCTCAACCGGCCCGACGCGACCGCCGCCGCCTTCACCGCCGACGGCTGGTTCCGGACCGGCGACATGGCGGTGCGCGAGCCGGACGGCTATGTGCGGATCGTCGGACGCAAGGCCACCGACCTGATCAAGAGCGGGGGTTACAAGATCGGCGCCGGGGAGATCGAGAACGCGCTGCTGGAGCATCCGGGGGTGCGGGAGGCCGCGGTCACCGGGGAGCCGGACGCGGACCTGGGCGAGCGGATCGTCGCCTGGATCGTGCCTGCGGAGCCCCAGTCACCGCCGTCCGCCGAGGAGTTGGCGGACCATGTCGCCGGTCGGCTCGCCCCGCACAAGCGGCCCCGCGTCGTCCACTACCTGGACGCCCTCCCCCGCAACGACATGGGGAAGATCATGAAGCGGGCCCTCGGTGTCTGA
- a CDS encoding aminoglycoside N(3)-acetyltransferase, which produces MTVTAQSEAAELGDLLRSLGVRRGGVLVVHAALSGTGSTPESVRDVLLAALGPEGTLIVPAFTPENSDTSRSHRAAVAGMSAAEATEYRRTMPPFNPDTTACPTMGALAECVRSTPGALRSTHPQTSFAGLGPRARTLLRRHPIRSHFGRLSPMARLYAADAQILLLRVGFEVCSAFHHAEYLMRPRPPRRTYRCVVHREGNWVSYRDITLDDSDFGEMGARLPRGLLAESSWASRPVVLCAMREVVDHAKIQMSGYRRPLT; this is translated from the coding sequence ATGACCGTGACGGCACAGTCGGAGGCAGCGGAACTGGGCGACCTGCTGCGCTCGTTGGGCGTCCGGCGTGGCGGTGTGCTGGTTGTCCACGCCGCACTGAGCGGCACCGGGAGCACGCCGGAGTCGGTCCGGGACGTGTTGCTGGCCGCACTCGGCCCCGAAGGCACCCTGATCGTCCCTGCGTTCACGCCCGAGAACTCCGACACTTCGCGCAGCCACCGGGCGGCGGTGGCGGGCATGAGCGCCGCCGAAGCGACCGAGTACCGCAGGACGATGCCGCCGTTCAACCCGGACACCACCGCGTGTCCGACCATGGGCGCGCTTGCCGAGTGTGTGCGCTCGACGCCCGGCGCCCTGCGCAGCACGCATCCGCAGACCTCCTTCGCCGGGCTCGGGCCCCGGGCCCGGACGTTGCTGCGCCGGCATCCGATCCGCAGCCACTTCGGCAGGCTCTCCCCGATGGCGAGGCTGTACGCCGCCGATGCGCAGATCCTGCTGCTGCGGGTCGGGTTCGAGGTGTGCAGCGCGTTCCACCACGCCGAGTACCTGATGCGCCCAAGACCGCCTCGGCGCACCTACCGGTGCGTGGTGCATCGAGAGGGGAACTGGGTGTCGTACCGGGACATCACCCTGGACGACAGTGACTTCGGCGAGATGGGAGCCCGGCTGCCCCGCGGGCTGCTCGCGGAATCCTCCTGGGCGTCAAGGCCGGTCGTGCTCTGCGCAATGCGCGAGGTTGTCGACCACGCGAAGATCCAGATGTCCGGATATCGCCGACCTTTGACCTGA
- a CDS encoding carboxyl transferase domain-containing protein: protein MSEPVPVPAPGPAPARLSARRILALVTDPGTFAELPHPARQSPPDGPLGWQGYDASRARAAERTGEEESVVVGTARVDGTAAVLIAFEFGFLGGSLGQRTGDRLEAAYVHARAHRLPVVPLVATGGSRMQEGMLALSQLQRVARQSALTREAGLAQVAVLRDPTTGGGWATLGAGADVILALPGAQVGFAGSRVRPPDADPAAYTAEAQVAAGAADAVVPPGELKASLGLWLRLLTSPAPIPAEPPFALGGSALPATGWEAVRRARAPHRPRAEAYLDAYFTRRVALVGDRCGGADPGGMLCGFGERADGRTVAFAAQTGAATRPAGYRTAARLIRLADRLGIPVLTLVDTPGAANDAEAERQGAGAAIAELFGEVAAARTPVTTLVVGEGGSGGALALAAPGNTWATPDSYFSVIAPELAAAILKRAPEDVETTAGQLRIRPQDLVELGVVRGIVGSSPDGLAAPAPPG from the coding sequence GTGTCTGAGCCGGTCCCGGTGCCGGCGCCCGGCCCGGCACCCGCGCGGCTCTCCGCCCGCCGCATCCTCGCCCTCGTCACCGACCCCGGCACCTTCGCCGAACTCCCGCACCCGGCACGGCAGTCGCCGCCCGACGGCCCGCTCGGCTGGCAGGGGTACGACGCCTCCCGCGCCCGCGCCGCCGAGCGCACCGGCGAGGAGGAGTCCGTCGTCGTCGGCACCGCGCGGGTCGACGGCACCGCGGCGGTGCTGATCGCGTTCGAGTTCGGCTTCCTCGGCGGCTCGCTCGGCCAGCGGACCGGCGACCGGCTGGAGGCGGCGTACGTCCATGCCCGCGCCCACCGGCTCCCGGTCGTCCCGCTGGTCGCCACCGGCGGCAGCCGGATGCAGGAGGGCATGCTCGCCCTCTCCCAGCTCCAGCGCGTGGCCCGCCAGTCGGCGCTCACCCGGGAAGCGGGGCTGGCACAGGTCGCGGTCCTGCGCGACCCGACGACCGGCGGCGGCTGGGCCACCCTGGGCGCCGGCGCCGACGTGATCCTGGCGCTGCCCGGCGCCCAGGTGGGCTTCGCCGGCTCCCGGGTCCGCCCGCCGGACGCCGACCCCGCCGCGTACACGGCCGAGGCGCAGGTCGCGGCCGGGGCGGCGGACGCCGTGGTGCCCCCGGGGGAGCTGAAGGCGTCGCTCGGGCTGTGGCTGCGGCTGCTGACCTCGCCCGCCCCGATACCCGCCGAGCCGCCGTTCGCCCTCGGCGGCAGCGCGCTGCCCGCCACCGGCTGGGAGGCCGTCCGGCGCGCCCGCGCCCCGCACCGCCCGCGCGCCGAGGCCTACCTGGACGCCTACTTCACCCGCCGCGTCGCCCTGGTCGGCGACCGGTGCGGCGGGGCGGACCCGGGCGGGATGCTGTGCGGGTTCGGCGAGCGGGCGGACGGCCGTACGGTCGCCTTCGCGGCGCAGACCGGGGCGGCGACCAGGCCCGCCGGATACCGCACCGCCGCCCGCCTGATACGGCTCGCGGACCGGCTGGGGATTCCCGTGCTGACGCTCGTCGACACCCCGGGCGCCGCGAACGACGCCGAGGCGGAACGGCAGGGCGCGGGCGCCGCCATCGCGGAGCTCTTCGGCGAGGTCGCGGCGGCCCGGACGCCGGTCACCACCCTTGTCGTCGGGGAGGGCGGCTCGGGCGGTGCCCTCGCGCTGGCCGCGCCCGGCAACACCTGGGCCACCCCCGACAGCTACTTCTCCGTCATCGCGCCGGAACTGGCGGCGGCGATCCTGAAACGCGCCCCCGAGGACGTCGAGACCACCGCCGGCCAGCTGCGGATCCGGCCCCAGGACCTGGTGGAGCTGGGGGTGGTCCGGGGCATCGTGGGCAGCTCCCCGGACGGCCTCGCGGCGCCCGCACCGCCCGGCTGA
- a CDS encoding class I SAM-dependent methyltransferase: MTLHGTDAYTGLSGLPPLVGRALDAARAQSFGYSCRPEQGRLLQVLAGGVGGRIGETGTGVGVGLAWLASGARAGVRLFSVEREPERARAAAEVFHDRPDVTVACGDWRDIAAYGPFELLVLDGGGQGKVPGDPAADVERLLVPGGTVVVDDFTPADQWPPRFGGDVDRARLHWLEHPALRSAEVRLAPDLSAVVGTRRW; the protein is encoded by the coding sequence ATGACACTTCACGGCACCGACGCCTACACCGGCCTCTCCGGTCTTCCTCCGCTCGTCGGGCGGGCCCTCGACGCGGCCCGGGCGCAGTCGTTCGGCTACTCGTGCCGGCCCGAGCAGGGGCGGCTGCTCCAGGTGCTGGCCGGTGGGGTCGGCGGGCGGATCGGGGAGACCGGGACCGGGGTCGGGGTGGGGCTCGCGTGGCTCGCGTCGGGCGCCCGGGCCGGGGTGCGGCTCTTCAGTGTGGAGCGGGAGCCGGAGCGGGCGCGGGCCGCCGCCGAGGTGTTCCACGACCGGCCCGACGTCACGGTGGCGTGCGGGGACTGGCGGGACATCGCGGCGTACGGGCCCTTCGAGCTGCTCGTCCTCGACGGGGGCGGGCAGGGGAAGGTGCCCGGCGACCCGGCCGCCGACGTCGAGCGGCTGCTGGTCCCCGGCGGCACCGTCGTCGTCGACGACTTCACCCCCGCCGACCAGTGGCCGCCCCGGTTCGGCGGGGACGTCGACCGGGCGCGGCTGCACTGGCTCGAACATCCCGCGCTGCGGTCGGCGGAGGTGCGGCTCGCGCCCGATCTGAGCGCGGTCGTCGGGACGCGGCGGTGGTGA
- a CDS encoding rod shape-determining protein yields the protein MTVSLEQLRRCHFAVDLGAARTRVYVRGMGLVVDQPSVAAMNTRSGALIAVGEFAERMTGRTPDYIRVVRPISGGTIVDIEMAQRMLRQLLGDKIRRSLRRKPRLRAAACTPHDADPLAQRATIETLVGLGARRVELVDTLIAAAVGCGLPVERPEASMILVCGAAATQVAVLSLGSIVCAERMPVGGEAVDQAIVQHLRHEHELMLPNQAVRPLQLALDGTGLTPEGPASTEIHGRDVVTGLARSVRVDTAAVRDAIQTPLMSVLDGIGKVLRDCPPDLVADLADRGIVMVGGSALLPGFDQLLREATGMPVQIAERPDVCAVQGLGAMLEGRIEPLVLDPLAA from the coding sequence GTGACCGTCAGTCTGGAGCAGTTGCGCCGCTGCCATTTCGCCGTCGATCTGGGGGCCGCACGCACCCGGGTGTACGTGCGGGGCATGGGCCTGGTCGTCGACCAGCCTTCCGTCGCCGCGATGAACACGCGTTCCGGTGCCCTGATCGCCGTCGGCGAGTTCGCGGAGCGGATGACGGGCCGCACTCCCGACTACATCCGTGTCGTGCGGCCCATCTCCGGCGGGACCATCGTCGACATCGAGATGGCCCAGCGCATGCTGCGCCAGCTGCTCGGCGACAAGATCCGCCGTTCGCTGCGCCGCAAGCCCCGGCTGCGGGCGGCGGCCTGCACCCCGCACGACGCCGACCCGCTGGCCCAGCGGGCCACCATCGAGACGCTGGTGGGGCTCGGGGCGCGGCGGGTGGAGCTGGTCGACACGCTGATCGCCGCGGCGGTGGGGTGCGGACTGCCGGTCGAGCGGCCGGAGGCGAGCATGATCCTCGTCTGCGGGGCCGCCGCGACCCAGGTCGCCGTGCTCTCCCTCGGGTCGATCGTCTGCGCCGAGCGGATGCCCGTCGGCGGGGAGGCCGTGGACCAGGCGATCGTCCAGCACCTGCGGCACGAGCACGAGCTGATGCTGCCGAACCAGGCGGTGCGCCCGCTGCAGCTGGCCCTGGACGGCACCGGGCTCACCCCGGAGGGCCCCGCCTCCACCGAGATCCACGGGCGGGACGTGGTCACCGGGCTGGCCCGCAGCGTGCGGGTGGACACCGCGGCCGTCCGGGACGCCATCCAGACGCCCCTCATGTCCGTCCTGGACGGGATCGGCAAGGTGCTGCGCGACTGCCCGCCCGACCTGGTCGCCGACCTCGCCGACCGCGGGATCGTGATGGTCGGCGGCTCGGCGCTGCTGCCCGGCTTCGACCAGCTGCTGCGGGAGGCAACCGGCATGCCGGTACAGATCGCGGAGCGGCCGGACGTGTGCGCCGTGCAGGGCCTGGGGGCGATGCTGGAGGGCCGGATCGAGCCGCTGGTGCTGGACCCGCTGGCCGCCTGA
- a CDS encoding DUF4231 domain-containing protein: MGAATPVPSTTLSSADLPPLFQVSDQRALRHQSDAFRAVRTHLLVLLLATTAAVLTEQASGHVMAVCAALLYGLTIALGLSTSRRRSRAHWQVHRAVAELLKSLAWEYMAHGGPLHSHVVDPDAVFAERLEQRLHELRKCGWEDSRDPAERGEGQITPRMRAERAKSYAARRDLYLRDRLLEQTVWYKNRASRAHRAAARWSSVTAALTLFALAAALLRTGSLLGGADLAGLLSAAAAAGVAWQEVQRHGPLTQAHSLIEQDLETSRIAMTTTVTEAGWAEAVGEAERLMSPAHTEWLVRFGT; the protein is encoded by the coding sequence ATGGGAGCAGCGACGCCTGTACCGAGCACCACCTTGTCCAGTGCAGATCTGCCGCCACTGTTCCAGGTGAGCGACCAACGCGCGTTACGCCACCAGAGTGACGCGTTCCGCGCCGTCCGTACGCATCTGCTGGTTCTGCTGCTGGCCACCACCGCGGCTGTTCTGACCGAGCAGGCGTCCGGTCATGTCATGGCGGTGTGCGCCGCGTTGCTGTACGGGCTGACGATAGCCCTCGGTCTGAGCACCTCTCGGCGCCGGTCCCGGGCGCACTGGCAGGTGCACCGGGCGGTGGCCGAGCTGCTCAAGTCGCTGGCCTGGGAGTACATGGCGCACGGCGGCCCTCTCCACTCCCACGTCGTCGACCCTGACGCGGTGTTCGCCGAGCGCCTTGAGCAACGTCTGCACGAGCTGCGCAAATGCGGCTGGGAGGACTCCCGTGACCCCGCGGAACGAGGGGAGGGCCAGATCACCCCGCGGATGCGTGCCGAGCGGGCCAAGTCCTACGCGGCCCGCCGGGACCTCTACCTGCGCGACCGGCTCCTGGAGCAGACGGTCTGGTACAAGAACCGGGCCTCCCGTGCCCACCGCGCCGCCGCCCGCTGGTCCAGCGTCACCGCCGCGCTGACGCTGTTCGCCCTGGCCGCAGCGTTGCTGCGGACCGGTAGCCTGCTCGGCGGTGCCGACCTCGCGGGGCTGCTCAGCGCGGCCGCCGCGGCGGGCGTCGCCTGGCAGGAGGTGCAGCGGCACGGCCCGCTGACACAAGCGCACTCGCTCATCGAACAGGATCTGGAGACCAGCCGGATCGCCATGACCACCACGGTGACGGAGGCGGGCTGGGCCGAGGCGGTGGGGGAGGCGGAGCGCCTGATGTCCCCGGCGCACACGGAGTGGCTGGTGCGCTTCGGCACCTGA